The following proteins are encoded in a genomic region of Gammaproteobacteria bacterium:
- the modB gene encoding molybdate ABC transporter permease subunit — protein sequence MSDELLWPAVLLTGQLALSTTLLLLIISVPLAWWLVKTRSIFRPWIEAVIALPLALPPTVLGFYLLVLLGHQGFIGQWMTSIGLEPWVFRFPGLLVGSLLYSLPFAVHPLQTAFRLFDMRLLESAKTLGAGPWRCFVDVVLPQTRNGFLTAAVLSFAHTVGEFGVVLMVGGNIPGQTQVLSTLIYDRVEAMDYQSANQIAIGLLLFSITILWWIYARLGHRD from the coding sequence GTGAGCGATGAATTGCTTTGGCCGGCGGTGCTGCTGACGGGCCAACTGGCGCTGTCCACAACTTTGCTTTTGTTGATCATTTCTGTGCCACTCGCGTGGTGGCTGGTAAAGACCCGTTCCATCTTCCGACCGTGGATCGAGGCGGTCATTGCACTGCCACTGGCGCTGCCGCCCACGGTGCTCGGTTTTTACCTTTTGGTGTTACTGGGGCATCAAGGTTTTATCGGCCAATGGATGACCAGTATTGGTTTGGAGCCATGGGTGTTTCGTTTTCCAGGATTATTGGTCGGTAGTCTATTGTACTCTTTGCCTTTTGCTGTCCACCCATTGCAAACTGCATTTCGCTTGTTCGATATGCGGCTTTTAGAGAGTGCAAAGACGCTAGGGGCAGGGCCCTGGCGGTGTTTCGTTGACGTTGTGTTGCCGCAGACACGTAATGGTTTTCTCACGGCAGCCGTCCTTTCGTTTGCGCATACAGTGGGTGAGTTTGGTGTGGTGCTGATGGTAGGAGGAAATATACCCGGGCAGACCCAAGTACTTTCGACTTTGATTTATGATCGTGTGGAAGCGATGGACTATCAAAGTGCAAATCAAATCGCCATCGGCTTGCTCCTCTTCTCGATAACAATTTTGTGGTGGATTTATGCCAGATTGGGACACCGAGACTGA
- a CDS encoding ATP-binding cassette domain-containing protein has product MPDWDTETESRIIGELIHATHRWRFDHAWPSDGVTAIIGPSGCGKTTFLRIWAGLAPNFKGHLFWRGQKVSASAHKRRFVYVPSDGALFPHMTVHENIAFAARLSGIADEAIDALVEMCGVASWWSAKVSSLSSGQRQRVALARALAAKPRLLLLDEALSNIDWFGRQKLLQALRASGVPVLYVTHAIEDVMLVASGVLRFREQALQPYLPLAQWLGSGDDVPLTAVIGGRVIRVDAHGLAHIDCEDFVLKTVTHHMLPEQVDVRIRAMDVALSLSPLADSSVNNVIPVTIQWLSKPHGAYQDVHVQAGRHRLFARLTHYSVMRLGLTVGKQVFAAIKSVVVN; this is encoded by the coding sequence ATGCCAGATTGGGACACCGAGACTGAGAGCCGCATTATCGGTGAATTGATTCACGCGACACATCGGTGGCGATTTGATCACGCGTGGCCATCTGACGGCGTGACTGCAATCATAGGCCCGTCTGGCTGCGGTAAAACCACTTTTTTGCGCATCTGGGCCGGTTTGGCCCCGAATTTCAAAGGACATCTCTTTTGGCGCGGCCAGAAAGTTTCAGCGTCTGCACACAAACGCCGATTTGTCTATGTTCCAAGCGATGGGGCTTTGTTCCCCCATATGACCGTCCATGAGAATATTGCATTCGCCGCTCGGCTCAGTGGCATTGCAGATGAGGCGATCGACGCACTCGTGGAAATGTGCGGTGTGGCGTCGTGGTGGTCAGCCAAGGTGTCAAGTTTATCGAGCGGGCAACGACAGCGGGTGGCGTTGGCACGTGCCCTGGCAGCCAAACCCAGATTATTGCTTCTGGATGAGGCGTTATCCAATATCGATTGGTTTGGACGCCAAAAGCTTTTGCAGGCATTGCGCGCATCGGGTGTGCCTGTCCTGTATGTTACGCACGCGATAGAAGATGTTATGCTCGTTGCAAGTGGTGTTTTGCGATTTCGCGAACAGGCATTACAACCCTATCTGCCGCTTGCACAGTGGCTCGGATCAGGCGATGATGTGCCACTGACAGCCGTGATCGGAGGACGAGTCATTCGGGTTGATGCGCATGGTTTGGCGCATATTGACTGCGAAGACTTTGTGCTCAAGACGGTCACACATCATATGTTGCCAGAGCAAGTGGATGTGCGCATTCGAGCGATGGACGTGGCATTGTCGCTATCACCATTGGCTGATAGCAGCGTCAATAACGTGATACCGGTGACCATTCAATGGCTGTCTAAGCCGCACGGGGCTTATCAGGATGTGCATGTTCAGGCTGGGCGGCATCGGTTGTTCGCGCGACTCACACACTATTCAGTCATGCGGCTTGGCCTGACGGTGGGAAAACAAGTCTTTGCCGCCATTAAGTCTGTTGTGGTCAATTAA